One region of Verrucomicrobiota bacterium genomic DNA includes:
- the msrB gene encoding peptide-methionine (R)-S-oxide reductase MsrB, whose product MNKASDQELKQKLTPEQYRVTCQNGTEPPFRNEYWNNHAEGIYVDVISGEPLFSSTDKFDSGTGWPSFIRPLKEEAVTEKRDISHGMIRTEVRGAGSDSHLGHLFDDGPEPTGLRYCVNSASLRFIPREKLAEEGYGEYEKLFK is encoded by the coding sequence ATGAACAAAGCGTCCGATCAAGAACTCAAACAAAAGCTTACACCTGAGCAGTACCGCGTTACGTGCCAGAACGGCACTGAGCCGCCCTTTCGTAACGAGTATTGGAATAACCACGCTGAAGGGATCTACGTCGACGTAATTTCGGGTGAACCGCTTTTCAGCTCGACCGACAAATTCGATTCAGGCACCGGGTGGCCGAGTTTTATTCGCCCCCTCAAGGAAGAAGCCGTGACCGAAAAGAGGGATATTTCTCACGGCATGATCAGGACTGAGGTCCGGGGCGCCGGTAGTGATTCCCACCTCGGTCACCTGTTCGACGATGGACCCGAGCCGACGGGCTTGCGGTACTGCGTAAATTCAGCGTCGTTGCGGTTCATTCCCCGGGAAAAGCTCGCTGAGGAGGGGTACGGCGAGTACGAGAAGCTTTTCAAATAA
- a CDS encoding ATP-binding cassette domain-containing protein — protein MLTVTGLSKAFGGDALFQAISFQVNPGDRIGLVGPNGAGKSTLLEIIGGLEEADAGEVTRDRGATLGYLPQESAPASAETVLEMALSGAGRDALHASGTPEAEDLIDDPAREAEAKRILRGLGFQQTDFGREARELSGGWVMRAHLARLLVSEPDLLLLDEPTNHLDFDSVTWLTQYLQSSRSALLIISHDRTFLNRLVTRIIELERGTLTQYKGDYDAYLGQKTARREQLAAAYRNQEREVERLQTFVDRFRAKASKASQAQSKLKQIEKIRTLDAPEAQAAGIAFQFPQPRRSGAEVLRLNRAGFNYGDRVLFRDLTLEIPRGQRLALLGRNGTGKSTLLKLMAGSLPLSSGERKVGHNVELSYFSQQRMEMFHPDRIVLEEALDLSRSPAEAAARNVLGAFLFQGEDAFKPVSALSGGEKSRLALVKLLLDPPNFLLLDEPTTHLDIQSVEALVAALRQYDGTMVFVSHDLYLTQQLATSVLYLDGERVRFYPGGYEYFQDRLAAERADAESARGEPDPVELPVSRGARTSEKERRRQEAEARQERSRRRKALEEQLSRVEAEILELEDRQKSLIDRLQAADAGRAALELAQVTGTLKQLTAQWDELAEAIQEV, from the coding sequence ATGTTGACGGTAACGGGTTTAAGCAAGGCGTTCGGGGGCGATGCCCTGTTCCAGGCGATTTCCTTCCAGGTTAATCCTGGTGACCGGATCGGATTGGTTGGTCCGAACGGGGCGGGCAAATCAACCCTGCTCGAGATTATCGGGGGGTTGGAGGAAGCCGATGCCGGTGAGGTGACTCGCGACCGCGGCGCCACCCTCGGCTATCTCCCGCAGGAAAGTGCGCCTGCATCTGCCGAAACCGTTCTGGAGATGGCTTTGTCCGGTGCGGGCAGGGATGCCTTACACGCTTCGGGAACCCCGGAAGCGGAAGACCTGATTGATGATCCGGCCCGGGAGGCGGAAGCCAAACGCATCCTGCGCGGCCTGGGGTTTCAGCAAACCGACTTCGGGCGTGAGGCACGCGAGTTGAGCGGCGGCTGGGTCATGCGGGCTCACCTGGCCCGTCTACTGGTCAGTGAACCGGATCTGCTGCTTCTTGATGAGCCTACCAACCACCTTGACTTCGACTCGGTTACCTGGCTTACGCAGTACCTGCAAAGCAGCCGGAGCGCGTTGCTGATCATTTCGCACGACCGGACCTTTCTGAATCGTTTGGTGACGCGGATCATCGAGTTGGAACGCGGGACTTTGACCCAGTACAAAGGCGATTACGACGCCTATCTGGGCCAGAAGACGGCGCGCCGGGAGCAACTCGCGGCCGCCTATCGCAACCAGGAACGCGAAGTGGAGCGGCTCCAGACATTCGTGGACCGATTCCGGGCCAAGGCGAGTAAGGCGTCCCAAGCGCAGAGCAAGTTAAAACAGATTGAAAAGATTCGGACCCTTGACGCACCGGAGGCTCAGGCGGCCGGGATCGCTTTCCAATTCCCGCAACCGCGCCGCAGCGGCGCGGAAGTGCTGCGCCTGAATCGCGCCGGCTTCAACTATGGCGATCGGGTGCTCTTCCGGGATCTGACGCTGGAAATCCCCCGTGGCCAGCGATTGGCGTTGCTGGGCCGGAACGGCACCGGCAAATCCACCCTGCTCAAACTGATGGCGGGTTCGCTGCCGCTGAGCAGCGGCGAGCGGAAGGTGGGGCATAACGTCGAGCTGAGCTATTTCTCCCAACAACGGATGGAGATGTTTCATCCTGACCGCATTGTCCTGGAGGAGGCGCTTGATCTGTCGCGTTCGCCTGCTGAGGCGGCCGCACGAAATGTGCTGGGCGCATTCCTTTTCCAGGGAGAAGATGCATTCAAACCGGTCTCAGCGCTCAGCGGCGGTGAAAAGAGCCGTCTGGCTCTGGTGAAATTGCTTCTCGATCCACCCAATTTCTTGTTGTTGGACGAACCCACCACCCATCTGGACATCCAGAGCGTCGAGGCGTTGGTGGCCGCGTTGCGGCAGTACGACGGTACGATGGTCTTCGTGAGCCATGACCTTTACCTGACCCAACAACTGGCGACCTCCGTCCTTTACCTCGATGGAGAGCGAGTCCGCTTTTACCCGGGCGGTTACGAATACTTCCAGGATCGCCTCGCGGCGGAACGGGCGGATGCCGAGAGCGCCCGTGGCGAACCGGATCCGGTTGAACTTCCGGTTTCGCGCGGGGCGCGCACGAGTGAGAAGGAGCGCCGCCGTCAGGAAGCCGAGGCGCGCCAGGAGCGTTCCCGTCGGCGTAAGGCGCTGGAGGAACAATTGAGCCGGGTGGAAGCCGAAATCCTGGAGTTGGAGGACCGGCAGAAATCGCTTATCGACCGTCTCCAGGCAGCCGATGCTGGCCGGGCGGCGCTGGAACTTGCGCAGGTGACCGGCACCCTAAAACAACTCACCGCACAATGGGATGAACTGGCGGAAGCCATCCAGGAAGTATAA
- the glgX gene encoding glycogen debranching protein GlgX, with protein sequence MPDVLWTPKSVNWPAVEGSPTVLGVSYIPEQRALNFALYSRYAQRVTLLLYGADDFVTPLREIWLVPLVHKTKRVWHYRVPEDELQDAVYYAYRVDGPSPQEPYCWHSFDPEKILHDPYAKRIFFPPDFSREAARQKGSNAGRAPLGLIRAQDEPFQWSRGPRPRRYSDAVIYEMHVRGFTASPTSGVVAPKAGTFAGVTEKIPFLKELGVTIVELMPVYQFDPQENNYWGYMPLNFFAPHLGYAADQQQPLREFKQMVDALHQAGIEVILDVVYNHTAEGDHNGPVYSFKGIDNASFYLMTDERAQPYANFSGTGNTLNVSDPCITSLILDSLRYWVTEMHVDGFRFDLASILTRRPDGSIVDDPAILVAMRTDPILSQVRMIAEPWDAGGAYQLGTAFPGMFWHQWNGKFRDDLRRFVRGDPGMVPSVMQRLYGSDDLFPDRIEESRRPFYSINYVTSHDGFTLYDLVSYNERHNEANGHDNTDGPSDNYSWNCGGEGDEVSPEVFKLRLQQAKNLFCLLMLSNGLPMFMAGDEFLHTQQGNNNPYNQDNEISWLNWNRLRKHADFFRFCKGMIAFRKAHPTLSRSRFWREDVRWRGVGNAVDLSFPSRSLAFYLQGGEYDDVDLYVMINAYTEPLTFTICDGFYKPWFRVIDTSRPSPFDILEPGHEKQVAGSQYIVPAHSVTVLAQ encoded by the coding sequence CTGCCCGACGTGCTCTGGACACCGAAAAGCGTTAACTGGCCTGCAGTCGAAGGCTCCCCCACCGTACTTGGCGTTTCGTACATTCCGGAGCAAAGGGCGTTGAACTTTGCGCTCTATTCCCGTTACGCCCAAAGGGTCACTTTGCTGCTTTACGGCGCGGATGATTTTGTGACGCCGCTGCGCGAGATCTGGCTGGTTCCGCTCGTGCACAAGACCAAACGGGTGTGGCACTACCGGGTGCCCGAAGATGAGCTCCAGGACGCGGTGTACTACGCCTACCGCGTCGATGGGCCTTCTCCCCAGGAGCCGTACTGCTGGCATAGCTTCGATCCCGAGAAAATTTTACACGACCCGTACGCGAAACGCATTTTCTTTCCGCCCGACTTCAGCCGTGAGGCGGCCAGGCAGAAGGGCAGCAACGCCGGACGCGCCCCGCTCGGGTTGATTCGCGCCCAGGATGAACCGTTTCAGTGGTCTCGGGGTCCCCGTCCACGGCGCTATTCGGATGCCGTGATCTATGAAATGCACGTGCGCGGCTTTACGGCGAGCCCGACCAGCGGCGTCGTGGCGCCGAAGGCCGGGACGTTTGCCGGGGTAACGGAGAAAATCCCGTTCCTCAAGGAACTGGGCGTTACCATCGTGGAGCTCATGCCGGTCTACCAATTCGACCCGCAGGAGAACAACTACTGGGGATACATGCCGCTCAACTTTTTCGCCCCTCACCTGGGATACGCGGCGGACCAGCAGCAGCCCCTGAGAGAGTTCAAGCAAATGGTCGACGCGCTGCATCAGGCCGGCATCGAGGTCATCCTGGACGTCGTCTATAATCACACGGCGGAAGGGGATCACAACGGCCCGGTTTATTCGTTTAAAGGCATCGATAACGCGAGCTTTTACCTGATGACCGATGAGCGGGCGCAACCGTACGCAAACTTTTCCGGGACAGGCAACACGCTCAACGTGAGCGACCCTTGCATTACGAGCCTGATTCTTGACAGCCTGCGGTACTGGGTCACGGAAATGCACGTGGACGGTTTCCGGTTTGACCTTGCGTCCATTCTGACCCGGCGGCCGGACGGTTCGATCGTGGATGACCCGGCGATCCTGGTCGCCATGCGCACCGATCCGATCCTGAGCCAGGTCCGAATGATTGCCGAACCGTGGGATGCCGGGGGCGCCTACCAGCTCGGCACGGCTTTTCCCGGCATGTTCTGGCACCAGTGGAACGGCAAATTCCGCGATGACCTGCGGCGGTTCGTGCGCGGCGATCCCGGCATGGTGCCGAGCGTCATGCAGCGGCTCTACGGCAGTGACGACCTGTTTCCTGACCGGATCGAAGAATCGCGCCGGCCATTCTACAGCATCAATTACGTCACCTCCCACGACGGTTTCACGTTGTATGACCTGGTTTCCTACAACGAACGCCATAACGAGGCCAACGGGCACGACAACACGGACGGTCCGTCGGATAATTACAGCTGGAACTGCGGGGGCGAAGGCGACGAGGTGTCCCCGGAAGTCTTCAAGTTGCGCCTGCAACAGGCCAAAAACCTGTTTTGCCTGCTCATGCTATCCAACGGTCTGCCCATGTTTATGGCCGGGGACGAATTCCTGCACACGCAGCAGGGCAACAACAACCCTTATAACCAGGACAACGAGATCAGCTGGTTGAACTGGAATCGCCTGCGCAAACACGCCGATTTTTTCCGCTTCTGCAAAGGTATGATCGCCTTTCGCAAGGCGCACCCGACGCTTTCGCGGAGCCGGTTCTGGCGGGAGGATGTCCGGTGGCGCGGGGTCGGCAACGCCGTCGATCTGTCGTTTCCGTCCCGATCGCTGGCGTTCTACCTGCAGGGTGGTGAATACGACGACGTTGACCTCTACGTGATGATCAACGCGTACACCGAACCCCTCACCTTCACGATCTGCGACGGTTTCTATAAACCTTGGTTCCGGGTCATCGACACCAGCCGGCCGTCACCGTTCGACATCCTGGAACCCGGCCACGAAAAGCAGGTCGCCGGTTCGCAGTACATTGTACCGGCGCATTCGGTCACGGTCCTGGCGCAGTGA
- a CDS encoding ISKra4 family transposase yields MQTYDEKPRRRLWELMKAQGMQENQQVVFMSDGGENVRRVQEYLHPFSEHLIDWFHLTMRLTVLLQQRKALQAEQPEVGEKVAKQLESVKHLLWHGNAEEALERL; encoded by the coding sequence GTGCAAACCTACGACGAAAAGCCCCGCCGGCGCTTGTGGGAGCTGATGAAGGCGCAAGGAATGCAAGAAAACCAGCAGGTGGTGTTCATGTCGGATGGCGGCGAGAATGTCCGCCGGGTGCAAGAGTACCTTCATCCATTCAGCGAGCATCTGATCGATTGGTTCCACCTCACGATGCGGCTCACCGTGCTGCTGCAGCAAAGGAAGGCGCTCCAGGCCGAACAGCCAGAGGTCGGCGAAAAGGTGGCAAAACAGCTCGAGAGCGTGAAGCACCTGCTCTGGCACGGCAACGCCGAAGAGGCGCTCGAGCGCTTAG
- a CDS encoding helix-turn-helix transcriptional regulator yields the protein MPRKLPRGHDPEVEQFINELRTWCKAKYGRQRKLANTLGVDERRVSEWLAGRSAPSLGIALRIQKFLRAQQPPSSETSE from the coding sequence ATGCCGCGCAAGCTCCCCCGAGGCCACGACCCCGAGGTAGAACAGTTCATCAACGAGCTGCGGACGTGGTGTAAGGCAAAGTACGGACGGCAAAGAAAACTGGCGAATACGCTCGGCGTGGACGAACGCCGGGTAAGCGAGTGGCTCGCAGGGAGGTCGGCGCCGTCGTTAGGAATCGCGCTTCGAATCCAGAAATTCTTGAGAGCGCAACAACCTCCAAGTTCGGAAACGTCCGAGTGA
- the msrA gene encoding peptide-methionine (S)-S-oxide reductase MsrA — translation MTTSQKPQKTETAVFGGGCFWCLDAQFKLVNGVKKVTSGYAGGHTANPTYGQVCSEQTGHAEVIQVEFDPSVVSYQALLEKFFHAHDPTTLNRQGADEGAQYRSIILYADDGQKAIAERMKAEAQKDWPDPIVTEIVPLRAFYAAEDYHQDYFAKNPNQGYCRLVVAPKVKKFQEHLKATKE, via the coding sequence ATGACTACATCCCAGAAACCTCAGAAAACGGAGACGGCCGTTTTTGGCGGCGGCTGCTTTTGGTGCTTGGACGCACAATTCAAGCTGGTCAATGGGGTGAAAAAGGTTACCAGCGGCTACGCTGGCGGCCACACCGCCAATCCCACCTATGGACAGGTTTGCAGCGAGCAAACCGGTCACGCCGAGGTGATCCAGGTTGAATTCGATCCCTCCGTCGTTTCGTATCAGGCGTTGCTGGAAAAGTTTTTCCACGCGCACGATCCCACGACGTTGAACCGTCAGGGGGCGGATGAAGGCGCCCAGTACCGGTCGATCATCCTTTATGCGGATGACGGGCAGAAAGCCATCGCCGAACGGATGAAAGCCGAAGCCCAGAAGGATTGGCCGGACCCGATCGTGACCGAGATCGTTCCGTTGCGAGCCTTTTACGCGGCGGAAGACTATCACCAGGACTATTTCGCCAAAAATCCCAACCAGGGGTACTGCCGGCTGGTGGTCGCTCCGAAGGTGAAAAAATTTCAGGAACACCTCAAGGCCACGAAGGAGTAG
- a CDS encoding helix-turn-helix transcriptional regulator, translating to MAAINMPPKLPRKPDPKVAKLLGEVREWCEEKYGRRIELANALGVKPSRITDWLNGRTEPSLAIGLKLIAFLKARQSQKPESPDRP from the coding sequence ATGGCAGCCATCAACATGCCGCCGAAACTCCCGAGAAAACCAGATCCGAAAGTCGCCAAGCTTTTGGGAGAAGTCCGGGAGTGGTGCGAAGAAAAATACGGGCGGCGAATCGAACTCGCCAACGCCCTTGGGGTAAAGCCGTCCCGAATCACTGACTGGCTGAACGGGCGGACTGAACCGTCCCTGGCCATTGGGTTAAAACTCATCGCCTTTCTCAAAGCGCGACAATCCCAAAAGCCAGAATCACCTGATCGACCCTGA
- a CDS encoding RDD family protein produces MSLRLLALAWPRLGNGAAGTVHLVPSLPLPDVFSWPVGLVVVLVCLLAGVTCSRALDGTRAVFARSAPATLLTGIGLVAGTLLLCIFLLLTGVGIIGLPVVVGIATAFMVVGNAAIFRFIGQRLAPGLSAHPRGDLLTILLGALVCWVLYCIPLIGWLVGGLVSTAGLGAFALYLLDSVDPSRRLRHRLQRYYPKPIRRLPVTKPDATRRAEAAPLDPVTLAIPRATFWPRLLANLIDFAVVYSLLSFLGITRVLLPAWVFYRFTMYVSRSATLGNIALGLDVIKADGSFLTGDFSTSLVRALASLLSLLPFGLGFVWILIDPEKNAWHDRISRTFVVQIQLPPKPRTPRLPVQARAGNAYPAAGNG; encoded by the coding sequence ATGAGTTTGCGTTTGCTCGCTCTAGCCTGGCCCAGGTTGGGCAACGGGGCTGCGGGTACCGTCCACCTGGTACCGTCCCTGCCGTTGCCGGATGTCTTCTCGTGGCCGGTGGGGTTGGTCGTAGTCCTGGTCTGCCTTTTGGCCGGAGTGACCTGTTCCCGTGCGCTCGATGGCACCCGCGCGGTCTTCGCCAGGTCCGCCCCGGCTACCCTCCTGACCGGGATTGGCCTCGTGGCCGGCACTCTCCTGCTGTGCATCTTCCTTTTACTAACCGGTGTGGGAATCATCGGCCTGCCGGTCGTGGTCGGCATCGCCACCGCCTTCATGGTCGTCGGTAATGCGGCCATTTTCCGGTTTATCGGACAGCGGCTGGCCCCCGGCCTGTCTGCCCACCCCCGGGGTGACCTTCTGACGATATTGCTGGGCGCCCTGGTCTGCTGGGTGCTTTACTGCATTCCGCTCATCGGCTGGCTGGTCGGCGGCTTGGTTTCGACGGCAGGTTTGGGGGCGTTCGCCCTTTACTTGCTCGATTCAGTCGACCCGTCCCGGCGGCTCCGGCACCGCCTGCAGCGATATTACCCTAAACCGATACGGCGGCTGCCGGTCACCAAGCCCGATGCAACCCGACGGGCCGAGGCCGCACCCCTCGATCCCGTCACCCTGGCAATACCACGTGCAACGTTCTGGCCGCGCCTGCTTGCCAACCTGATCGACTTTGCCGTGGTCTATTCCCTTTTGTCCTTCCTCGGGATTACCCGTGTGCTTTTGCCGGCGTGGGTCTTTTACCGGTTCACAATGTACGTCTCACGCAGTGCCACCCTGGGGAACATCGCGCTTGGACTGGACGTGATCAAAGCCGACGGAAGTTTTCTGACCGGCGATTTTTCCACCTCCCTGGTCCGGGCCCTGGCCAGCTTGCTTTCTTTGCTGCCCTTCGGGCTCGGTTTTGTCTGGATCCTTATCGATCCGGAGAAGAACGCGTGGCACGACCGCATCAGCCGGACGTTCGTCGTGCAAATACAGTTGCCCCCAAAGCCGCGGACGCCCCGGCTTCCGGTGCAGGCACGGGCGGGTAACGCGTATCCGGCAGCAGGCAACGGGTAA
- a CDS encoding citrate synthase → MSQQAELSWDGHQAKLPLVEGTLGEKAIDVSKLRDQTGLITLDVGYGNTGSCLSAITFIDGDQGILRYRGFPIEELAEHSTFIETAYLLIYGKLPTDSGLKCFSDLLTKHELIHEDMKFHFEGYPPNAHPMAILSSMINAAGCYNPQLLAPQETKDFDDETAFLISQVRTIAAFAYRKSRGLPFIYPDPKLKYSANFLHMMFSEPNADYDLKPEVVRALDLIFLLHADHEQNCSTSTVRMVASSKANLFASAASGVCALWGPLHGGANQAVIEMLEQIRREGDDGSRFLQAAKDKKSGRRLMGFGHRVYKNYDPRAKIIKKQCDDLLAALKIDDPLLDIARQLEQTALHDSYFIERKLYPNVDFYSGIMMRALGIPVEMFTVLFAIGRMPGWIANYREVSESQGGRICRPRQIYTGTPLTHYVPVDQRKDG, encoded by the coding sequence ATGAGTCAACAAGCTGAACTCTCTTGGGACGGACACCAAGCCAAGCTCCCCCTGGTCGAAGGCACTCTCGGTGAGAAAGCCATCGATGTCAGTAAGCTTCGTGATCAAACCGGTCTGATCACCCTCGATGTCGGTTACGGGAACACCGGGTCCTGTCTGAGCGCCATCACGTTCATCGACGGAGATCAGGGAATCCTTCGTTACCGGGGGTTCCCGATCGAAGAACTGGCCGAACACTCGACGTTCATCGAGACCGCTTACCTCCTTATTTACGGGAAGCTGCCGACCGATTCCGGGCTGAAGTGCTTCTCCGATCTGCTTACCAAGCATGAACTGATCCACGAGGACATGAAGTTTCATTTTGAGGGGTACCCGCCCAACGCTCACCCGATGGCGATCCTCTCCTCAATGATCAACGCCGCCGGCTGCTACAACCCGCAGCTGCTCGCCCCCCAGGAGACCAAGGATTTTGACGATGAAACGGCGTTCCTCATTTCTCAAGTTCGTACGATTGCGGCGTTTGCTTACCGCAAGTCGCGCGGGCTGCCCTTCATTTATCCTGATCCGAAGCTCAAATATTCGGCAAATTTTCTGCACATGATGTTCTCCGAGCCGAACGCCGACTACGACCTGAAACCTGAAGTCGTGCGTGCGCTGGACCTGATTTTCCTGCTCCACGCCGACCATGAGCAGAATTGTTCAACGTCCACGGTACGAATGGTCGCGTCCAGCAAGGCCAACCTCTTCGCCAGCGCGGCCTCCGGCGTTTGTGCCCTCTGGGGACCGCTCCACGGCGGCGCAAACCAGGCGGTGATCGAAATGCTCGAACAAATCCGCCGCGAAGGCGATGACGGCTCCCGCTTCCTGCAAGCGGCCAAGGATAAAAAGAGCGGGCGCCGCCTGATGGGTTTCGGGCATCGCGTTTACAAGAACTACGATCCGCGGGCCAAGATCATCAAAAAACAGTGCGACGACTTGCTTGCCGCGCTGAAGATCGATGACCCGCTGCTGGATATCGCGCGGCAACTGGAGCAGACCGCCCTGCATGATTCGTATTTCATCGAGCGTAAACTCTATCCGAACGTCGATTTCTACAGCGGCATCATGATGCGTGCCCTCGGAATCCCGGTGGAGATGTTCACGGTGCTCTTTGCCATTGGCCGTATGCCGGGCTGGATCGCAAACTATCGCGAGGTCAGTGAGAGCCAGGGCGGACGCATCTGCCGTCCCCGGCAGATTTATACCGGCACACCACTTACCCACTACGTGCCCGTCGACCAGCGCAAAGACGGGTAA
- a CDS encoding HAD family hydrolase — protein MRKKAAIFDIDGTLVDSVDIHAEVWQRVLAKFGKKVSFTDVRSQIGKGSDTLLPEFLTKEELEQKGKAISEDRAELFKREYLSRVRPFPKVPDLLRRIRREGIRIALASSSKANEVAHYKKLCGLEDLVDAETSADEAQKSKPHPDIFEAALGKLPGVAPGEALTVGDTPYDAEAAAKSGIQTIGLLSGGFPEEDIRKAGAIAIYRDCADLLEHFESSPFMAE, from the coding sequence GTGCGTAAAAAGGCAGCTATTTTCGACATTGACGGCACCCTGGTGGATTCGGTCGACATTCACGCGGAAGTCTGGCAACGGGTCCTCGCCAAGTTTGGCAAGAAGGTAAGTTTCACGGACGTCCGGAGCCAGATCGGTAAAGGTTCCGACACCCTGCTTCCCGAATTTTTGACCAAGGAAGAGCTGGAGCAAAAGGGAAAGGCGATTTCCGAGGACCGGGCAGAGCTATTCAAACGTGAGTACCTCAGCCGGGTACGGCCTTTTCCAAAGGTGCCGGATCTGCTGCGCCGGATTCGCCGTGAAGGGATCCGCATCGCCTTGGCCTCATCGAGCAAGGCGAACGAGGTGGCGCATTACAAAAAGCTCTGCGGCCTCGAGGACTTGGTGGATGCGGAGACGTCCGCCGACGAAGCGCAAAAATCGAAACCGCACCCGGACATTTTCGAAGCGGCGCTGGGGAAGCTGCCGGGCGTGGCGCCCGGTGAAGCGCTTACGGTTGGAGACACGCCGTACGACGCGGAAGCGGCGGCCAAAAGCGGGATTCAGACGATAGGCCTGCTCAGCGGCGGGTTTCCGGAAGAGGATATCCGTAAGGCAGGTGCGATCGCGATTTACCGCGACTGCGCCGATCTGCTGGAGCACTTTGAGTCCTCGCCGTTCATGGCTGAGTAA
- a CDS encoding helix-turn-helix transcriptional regulator, with the protein MSPKKLPREPDPEVTRLLDDLKAWCDQEYGRQSEIARFLGVDRKRINDWLARRTEPSLGMGLRILRFLQTQQAQNPETPDQP; encoded by the coding sequence GTGTCACCCAAAAAACTCCCGAGGGAACCCGACCCGGAAGTAACCCGCCTGCTCGACGATTTGAAGGCTTGGTGCGACCAAGAATATGGACGCCAAAGCGAGATTGCGCGCTTCCTGGGAGTTGACAGGAAACGGATAAATGACTGGCTCGCACGAAGAACGGAGCCGTCACTCGGCATGGGCTTGCGTATCCTGAGGTTTCTCCAAACGCAGCAAGCCCAGAATCCGGAAACCCCCGATCAGCCCTAA